The nucleotide sequence ATACTGGAGACTACTATTTAATTGCCCAACAGTTCATGAATTTTCTTCTCTCTGAGTTTTTGTTTACTTTGCTTTGCAATTTCCCATGCAACCTTCTTTGTCTAAAAACATATCTTTTCAGGCCAATATCCATTGCCCTATCTCACATGCTCTATAAAAAAATGCCCCTATTATTTAAAGTAGATCTTTGGTGCTATAACTCAATTATATATTGAGTTGCTAGTAGCCAGGTCAGTTGTTAAAATACACCAGCCTCTCCTTAGGAAATTGATAAGATCTTCTATTCCCAGAAATACTTACAGTCCCACAGAGGGAGTCTACTCTGAGATATAGGGTCAATGTGAGAGGGAATCTACTCAGTGGTAAAAGGTTTAGTggcttttattgttttgtttgtttgtttaatttgtgTTTCTTAGATGTttgtcttaattgtagagtatttGAATATGATTGCTCTATTTAAGATATGAGCATATACTTTTTGCTTAGACTGGAATTTCTTTTTGATGAATTGGATATTCCTAGTGCCAGTAACACGGGGACAAAGCTGAGCCCtcagacaagaaaaaataatggaGCTTCTGTTTCTCATGGTCTTCTTAGACATGGATCTTTGGGGGCTGAGCCATGCCTGGACTTCCAGGTAACTATTAGCAAGACAACACTAACCTCTCAGAGGTAGGTTTGTAGACACTCGAGTCAAGAGGATCTCACTACAGGAATCTCACAACAGGAAACAACTCACTCATACAAACCAGATCATCAAAACCAGCAGTCTTCATATTATTTTTACACCCTGATCTGCCACAGGGTTGAGTTATGAGATATATCAATATTAATGTGTAACTAATAATAAAATGCCACTGTTTAAATGTTATTTGCTTTGAAATTAATATAGTGGGTTCAAGACGATTTCAATAATCCTTCCTCACTCATTTGTATTACAGTATACTATCTGGAATAGAAACAACTAAAAGGAACCACAGCTAGCTAGTGCTGAATTGCTCATAACCTGGACAAGTCCACTGGATGTCAATTTCATCATCAATTTGCCTTCTAACTGGAGAAAGAGGATTCTGCCACATGGATCTCACTACTGAATTTATTTCCCAATGGCTGTTTCCCAGTGTATGCTTTGCAATTTCTTTCCCAATGGTTATCACCTGGGCTAGTGAATGTGTGTTCAACTCAAGTCTCTTAGCCTTCTCTGGAGCCAGAGTGAACGGGAAAGCCACGCCTTTGGGGTCACCATGGTTTTGGTGGCAATGATGACTGCTTCCCACGGGGAACAGGAGTACCTGGCCAAACATTTGGGGACTGTAAACCCTTACTTCTGCCACAAGGAGACTTGCTCTGCACTGCTCAGCTGTAGTGCTATTTCATTATGTAAAAGGCTGTGTTCTTGCAGAAACTTGATAATACTCCAAGAACAAAATAAAGCATTCCTTACATTTACTCCTATAATTTTCTGTGTATGATTGCATTACATATTTATCACTTTGAATGATAGTGAATTATTTATATGACTCTGCATAGGAAGAAGTCATAGCAAGCAGGAATTGGACCTTATACTGCCTTGAATTATTGTGGCTTATGAGCACTATTCTAAGCATTGTTATGACCATTATCTCTCTACTCCTGATAAACAAGTCAGAGATGGTCAGAAAAGCAAACCAACATTTATCAAACtcagtttgtttgggtttgtgtAACAATCTTTACTTACATTTATTCAGAGTCTACTGACAAAATACAAATTCCTTGATTTGGCATTCAGCCTTCATCTTTTCCAGGGTGATTCTCTCATTTCTACACCAGCACATTCTCCGTCCAGGAGGCATTCTGTATGCTGTGCAATTTGGTCAAATCTAGACTTCAGACAATCAGAGGGCTCTGTTCCAGTCACCCTTGCTTTTCCATCTTCCCACTCTCCCAAGGTCATGAACTCAGTTCCGTGGCTTTGATGACTCATAATCTCCAGTCTTAAAACACAATTTTTATATTCAATTGTCATTTGAGCTTTTAAATTTATATGATCAAAAAGTATCTGAAACATAATATGGATGACATAAAATTTCTGTTTCCCATCTCTACACACCCTTCATTAAGAAAATTATTTATCCCCCAAACTCCTTCAACTCGATAAATGTTACTATTTAACAAcagcattattatttttaagtagtTACTGTTATGGACTTCATCATGTTTCAGAAAGATATGTAGACTCACTGGAATAGGGTGGGCCCTCATCCAATCTACTGGGTGCCCTTATACAATGGAAAAAAGACATGGAGACAGACGAGAGTCAGACCCAAAAATAAAATGGTTGTGAGAAGAGGGGGCAAGGATGTACTTAAGGTCCTCATGTAAGTAAAGGGATGCCTGGAACTTCCAAGAGCTTTAGAGATAAGAAAggatcttcttccttcttcctctgaagagagCAGAGCCCTAAGTTCAGCTTGTTAGAATTtctaatctttttttcttttctgttaaatcattttatcgggggcgcgtacaattcttatcacaatccatacatacatacattgtgtcaagcacatgtgcatatttgttgccatcatcattcttaaaacttttgccttctatttgagccttaaTATCAGCTGTTCTGGGATTTCTAAACTTGAAGGTATACAATagcacatttctttttctttcagccaTTCACTTGGTGGTTGCTTGTTTCAGTTGCCTTGGAAACTAAGACATTAGCCAAGCAAAATGAGATGTATGATTGATAGGCAACAGGCCACCATTATACCTTAAATGATGGGAGTTTCCTAAAAGCAAAAGTATTTTGAGGAAATGAGCTTTTCAAGAACTTCTTTTAGATTTGCAAGACAATTTAAAGATTCATCAATTAATGTATAAAGACATTAGGACTATAAGTTCAAAGAAAGATTTCAAAAATTGTATGTTAATCCTACAAACACTGGACTTGTAGAAGTACTGCTCTCCCACCTTTGTTCACACCAATCCGAGGCATCCAATTCTACCTGTTCCTGCTTCTAGGAAGGTTCTACTAACCAACCCTGTGGGAATTTTGCCCTTTCAATTATATTTTGAATGATGATAAAGGCAAAAACTATTAACTCAAATGAATGGAAATCGAAATAAGAGTCTTAGACATTGTTTAGAAATGGGCCTTTGTCTTACTCTCTAGTTCTCAAAGGATACATTTAATTGTTCCAATTTAGCATGACTGTAATGTTCAGGGAATTAGGTCTCAGGCTGTACTATGATGTCAATGCCAAGAAAATCCCCTTAGAATTAGTTTAACTTTTAAACTATTCTCTACCAATTGCATAAATATTACCATTGACCTGTTGGTTGAAACACTCTTCTAAGTGATTCAGATGATAGTTTTATTTCTTGCTCTACTTTAAAATTTAATATCAGGCAGCAACCAACTGGCCTCTATAAAACTCTTACTAGCGATAACCAGGTGAGAACATACTTAAACTTGATTTTAATATTAATGTGCAGATATTTATTTCTCTAAGTGTTAGGATTTTGCTTTTTCTTATGATTCTTACTTTTCAATCTTTTATGTTTCCTAAAATATGACCTTTAACTTTTAATAAATAGTATAAGCAATAAACATGacaatttatttctatattttctaAATTCAAGAGAAGCATATATTTATCCAAAAATAAATAGGTAAAATCACACTTTTATAATAGGATAGAGTGTATTAGTAGTGCTTTTTAACCATATTTGAACAATGTGGTTTGCCATAAACATAGCATAACTAAGGAAACAGATTATTCAGTTTTTATGATAAaaggtatttaaattttttataacgGATTTACTTctatattaaattatataaatgAGGGCACTAATTTCAAATGACACTTTTCATTCTCTGATGTAATTTTAGAGGACTTCTTATTTCCCATTTATTAtttaacacagaaataaaatatcaatagAATGTTCACTTATACTTGATCGATTATAATCAACAGACATACCTGCATACAATCTTCTCATGTTGTGTGACTTCAAGTTGGCTTGGATAAGGCACTTAATGAAAAACAGAGTCAAATTGTATAGACTTCAAATGGTGATATATATTCTTTAACTTGGAGTTGACAAGGGTAAGTCATTTAATTAAAAACATGTATTATTATGCAAATTCAGGTGATTATTTATTACACACTTTCCTAGAAGTGTCAGCCTCAAATAATCTGAGATTTGAGACAGAATTATCTTGGGGAAAGTTCAAGTGCAATATTTGTCTTAAATCTCTCTAGAATCCTTAGCTCCTTTCAGAAACCACATAATCCAAGCAACACAGCTAAGCTttctttgttgttggtggtggtgttgtaaaCTAAGCTTTTTAACTCTACGGCTGTGTGTGTGCCCGTGTGTGTTTGTGAAGGGAGTATTTGATCCTGGACAGGAACCTTAGTCAATGAATACTGATCCTTAAGTTGACTAAAATAAACATAGGTAGATTGAAATAAAACATGTCCTTGTGGCTTACAACACTTTAAGGACAAACGTAAGAGTCTGATAATGGAAAGTTATTAAGAATATGAACATTTAATAATATGAGTATCGTAGTCTTAGGATATTGTCGAAACATCTAAGTATTTATAATTCTGGCAGTTGGCATCACAGGAATTAAgcatggtggtatagtggttatgagttacgcagctaactacgaggtcagcagttcgaaaccacctgccactctgctggagaaaggcagggctttctcttcctgagaagagttccagtctcagaactcacagagcCATTTCTCCCATGTCTGATAGGAATGCTTTGattttcctgtttttctccctACAGTGGTCTCATGCAGGGGATCGATGTGAGGACTTCTTTGGATTCCAGAACCTCAGGGATATATCTTTAATAAGATATCCTCTTTGTATGTAACCTAGGCACATCTTTTCATatactttattttaaatcatctctAGATTACTTAAAGTACCTTATACATTGCAAATGCTCTGCAAATAACAACCATATCACTTAACCTAACACTTTGACCaactattttcttctttcccaccCTCTTGCCTACacacaaaataatattttggCTCTTTTTTGCTCCATAGATGTTCCCTTACTCATTCCAAATCCTTATCCTAAGATTGTAACAATTTATATTTCTACCAATATTGAATAACAGTTCCAATTTCACCATATCTTCAAGACTTCTTAAAATGTAGGTTCCCACTGTAGGTTGCAGAACTGAAAGAAGAGGTCACAAAAAATTGGAAAGTAAGTCCAAAATTTCTAAAAGTGCAACAGGAAAACTTAATTCCAAGTCAAAGAAGTAATGAATCCAACTAATTAACTTTCCATGTTGCAAATTTCTTGGACAAAAGAGGTCACAAGTGGAAAAAATTGGCCAATCAAGATATCTTCATGAAATTTTATAACAGCTTCTCTAGTCATAAAACTAGATACAActaattaattttaaattatattggtTTGATATTTTTATCTTCCTATTCTTTACCTGTTTTCTAGTATTCTTAGCGATTTATGTAATCTCTTTGAACCTTCCTCATCGTTACTGTAAATAATTTCCCTATTTGAGTTGACAtttaattttgttatgtttgtgaCATAGCTTTATAATTATTGTATCACTTTCTAACATTTCAGAGTTCTCCATTTCTTGGTGGCATGTCTTCATGAACAGACATGTGTAAGTTTACATGGAGGCGGCATTATGTTATAAATACCAGGGAAGGGGTTTGCCAGAGCTATTTTGTGCATTGTTTTCCTCTCCTCTTTCAAATCTCTGCTTCAATCCACATTCTTGTCCCTCCTAATCCTGCAAGTAGTATAAAAAGCATTGAAATCTTGTATATAATCCTTCCTCACTGCAAagcaatttctttaaaaatgtaaattcatAGATAATAAATTGCTAGCCATCTGCAAATGAAATTGGTATTTAAATATGACTaaacaacatatatacaagtatTGAAATTGTTTAAGAATTCTCCTTTGATGACTTTTAAATAACTCAGCTTGACCCAGCTAACCCAGATGAATTTTTCtgttttgaatattcttctcaagATGTTAAAAATCATCTTTGTGAGTCCAATCATGTTGTTCTTTGAAATATGATGTGAAAAAAATTGCTAAATAGCTAATAGCAGTAGCAGATTGCCTCTTCCCAGAATAGTGCATGCACAAAATCCAGGGAACTTGGGAAGAATTATAGAGAATATTTCTTTCTGTTCTGGGCCAGAAAAATTTCAGCAGGTGAATTGAGTCTATTATAAATCAGCATGTATTTATCAAACAATTTTTTCTCAATAGTTATGTCAGGAATGGCTGATGAAAATCATACAGTGAAAAATGAGTTTATCCTCAATGGATTTATGGATCATCCGGAACTAAAGGCCCTGCTGTTTGTGGTATTCTTTGTCGTGTATCTGATCACAATGGTGGGCAATCTTGGGTTGGTGGTGTTGATTTCCATGGAGCACCGtctgcacacacccatgtacatCTTCCTGGGCAACCTGGCTCTTGTGGATTCTTGCTGTGCTTGTGGCATTAACCCCAAAATGTTAAAAAACTTCTTTGATGAGAACAGAATTATTTCACTTTATGAATGTATGGCACAATTCTATTTTCTATGCACTGTGGAAACTGCAGACTGCTTTCTCCTAGCAGgaatggcctatgaccgctatgtggccatatGCAGTCCCCTGCAGTACCACACCATGATGTCAAAGCAACTCTGCATTCGAATGATCATAGGGGCCTACATAGCTGGAAATCTGCACTCCATGATTCATGTGGGGCTTTTATTTAGGCTAGCATTCTGTGGAGATAATCAAATTAACCACTTTTTTTGTGATATTCTTCCTTTATACAGACTCTCCTGTGTTGACCCTTATATCAATGAACTAGTATTATTTATCTTTTCAGGATCAATTCAAGTCTTCACTATAGGCAGTGTCTTAATATCTTATGTCTTAATCCTTttcactatttttaaaatgaaatccaAGGAGGGAAGAGCCAAAGCCTTCTCTACCTGTGCATCCCATTTACTATCGGTCTCATTATTCTATGGCTCTCTTTTCTTCGTGTACATTAGACCAAACttgctggaagaaggagaccaaGATATACCAGGTGCTGTTTTACTTTCAATAGTAGTTCCTTTACTAAATCCTTTCATTTATAGCCTGAGAAATAAGGAAGTACTAAAttccttgaaaaaaattctgAAGATGAAATCTCAGGAAAGTCTGAAACAAATGACAGCTACTGTGGCTTAATGATTTAAATACAGCACAAAACCCCTCATTAAATTCTACAAAGGAAAGGTGCACATGGCatatgaaatattaaaatatatcagAATGTAACCAAATGAATCAGCAATATATTCAAGGGAAAAATACACAACTGCTAAATCTTAAttcaaaataacaacaattaaAACAGCTATTCAATAGCAATTTTCAAGAATTAattcagaaaacattttaaaatattgccaTTTTCATGCCGTGTATCAGCACCAGAGACTATCAACACAGAAACTAACAGTTACTAATATTACTAGAGAGTTATACTAAATATGGACACCCCGCCCCTATCAAGGCTTAGAGAGTGAGGATTATATTTAAGCTAAAAGGGTTTATGGTCACATGATACTTACACCAAATAAAATCCCTATGACTACTTAAATGACAGGCAAATTGTGAGGAGGCAGTACAAACTGATGAGCAAGGACCCAAACAAGCAATGGACAGATGGCAAACAAGCACATGATAAGAAGCTCAACATTATATGTTATTGAGGAATTGCACATTGAAACAACAATAAAATGCTACTATGCATCGAAAACACTGAGGAAGAATCCTGGGAAGAATGAGGAGCAGCGGAAATGGTCGCTCATTGCTCATGAGGGAGCCTGAGGACACAGGGCAGGTGCTTCCAAACCTAAACAAGActgagttgctgttgagttgattgtgactcatggtgactccatgtgctCACAGAGTAAACTGCTTCAAAGAGCTTTCTTAGCTgtcatcctcatggaagcagattgtcaggccttttcttccacagaattcctggatggtttTGAACAAACCATATTTAGCTTTAAAATCTTGCCATGTGATGCAGCAATCATGATCCTAGGTATTTATCCAAATGAGATGAACGGTGTATGTCCACACAGAAAACTCTACTGGAATGTTTATAGCAGCTCTCTTCATAATTGCCTCAGTAGGAAAAGGGATAAACAAAGTGTGGTAGGACTACGAAATGGAATATTGTTCAGCAATGAAACAATAGAGCCATaatagtaaacacacacacatgcacacacagcggAACATTAAATGCATAtggctaagtgaaagaagcccaTCTTAAAACACTGCATATTGTAAAATTCCAACTAAATTACATTTCAGAAAAGGCAAAACTATAGACATTGAAAAGATCTGTGTTTGCCAGGGCTttaaagggaaaggaaaatggGTGGATATGTGGATATTCTTAGGCCAATGAAACTATTTTGTAAGATACTGTAATGGTAGCTACAATAGCACGCATCTGTCAAAACTCATCTAGATAGAGTAGTTACAACACAAAAAGTTAATTCTAATGGAGACTACAGACTTTAGTTATGATATTGTATTATATGGGTTCATCAATTTTGACAAGTGTATCACACTACTACAAGATATTAGTAATTGTGGAATGATAAAAAAGGTGGTTATATGggaattctttttaaatttctgctCATTTTCTCTATAAACTTAAAGCTGCTTTAAAAAACAGCTTATTTAATTTTGTGTTGAACTCACCAGTAAATTTATCCGGGCCTGACATTTTATGTTCAGAGGTTATTAATTATCCATTTCTTTAGTAGAGATTAGCTTTTTCTGAGTATTGATGCTCGTATGCATTTGGGTAATATGTCTTTCATGCATTAGGGCTATTTCATTTCAATTATCAAATTTGAACATAGAGTTATTCATACTTTTATTATCCTTTGAATGTACACAGGATCAATTTTATTCAAGTGTCTAAAAAGCTAGCTTGTGATGTCACAGACcttctctaatcatttgttttaaatttttattggttCATTTTCAAGGATATAAAGATGAATCCAATACGATAGTTAGAAATTTCAACATTCCTCAGTAGTTGACAAGTCCAACAAGGAGATATCAGTTTGATTTATAGCTGGATTGGACAGAGCCACCAGTCAATGCTTCTAATTGACGTTTCTAGAagacttcagccagcaccagcatgaTACACATTCTTCTCAGACTCACATAGAATATTCAACAATAAGATAAGCCCTAAAACACAAATTTGATACATTTTAAGAGCAGAAATCATACAAAGTATCCATTCAGAACATAGCGGCATTAAACTAGAAAGTTACAATGTAAAGATATGAGGCTCATATAAGAGTATTTGAAAAGTAAACAAGACATTTCTAAATAACATATGGATCAAAGAAAATAcaattaaaaagtattttaattaaatgaaaatgaaaatccaggCTCTCAAAGTTGGTGTTGCATTGAGTGAGTTAAGAACCTATAGCACTGAATGCATATATTAGAAAAGAAGATGTAAAATTGGTACTTTAAATGTTCACCTTAGAAAACTAGAAAACAGAGACAAACTAATTCAAAGTAAGCCGCAGTAACCAACACCATTTATAGCTTGGAACAAGAGGATTACAGTTAAGCTGGAAAGATTTATGGTCATAAGAGCTTTTTCCTTACCAGAATTTTGAAGAAGCAACTTTAATAGCATTCAGGAAAAGTTACTTTACTTAGGACAGAGTCAGTGAGGAACTGGAGGTATTAGAGGTGCATATTATTTTGCAAGCTGGCATCCTAATTAATTTGAATAATTAAATAAAGACCATCAACTTTCAAGAGAAGTTACTGGacatggcttttgttgttgttcgtgtgccgtccagtcagttccgacccataacgaccttatgcacaacacggCCCCATCCCGTCAGCCTCCTgattattcctatgcctgaggCGATTGCACCCATGGTGTCATGCCCTCCTCTCaggccgccctgtcctgtgctaACCCTCGACCTTACCTAACATGATGTCTCCTTACAACCCGTCCAAACAAtgtaagacaaagttttgccatcgttgcttctaaggagcagtctagatctatttcttccaagacagatcagtttgtcctgttagcagtccatggtacttacaaccttcttctccagcaccacaattcaaatgcatccattcttcagtcttctttgttcaatgtccaactttcacatgcatatgaggaaattgaaaatactgtggcttgaatcaggtgcaccttattcctcaaagtaatatccttgtttttcaatgtcCAGAAGAGCCAAGGTGCAGCAGATTAACCTAAAGCAACATGCCATATAATTTCCTGACTGTTATTACCCTGTTATTaccattagcattgattgtggatccaggcaagacaaaatGCTGGAAATCTTCAACATTTTCTTCATGTATCATGAAAGTTCTTATGACCATAAATCTTTCCAGCTTAACCGTAATCCTCTTGTTCCAAGCTATAAGGGTTGTTAACAATGGTagagaggatttgggtcttctttatattgcattgtaatccatagtgaagatgctatttcttgattttcattagtaagtgcttcaagttctcctcactttcagtaagcaaattTATGCCTGCATCTCAAagtttgttaataagtcttcctccaatcctgatgctctgCTCATCCACATATAATCAAGCTTCCCTGATGATATTCTcaatatacagattgaacaagtctgCTGAGAGGACATAatattgacacacacctttcctgattaaaaaccatgcagtatgcccttgttctgtgcaCACAATTGCATTTTGATCCATTTACAAATTCCGCAAGAACACTgaattctctttttcctcaaggtCTTCCATAATAGTTATGATCCAcaatgtcgaatgctttttcacaCTCAACAAACcatgagtaaacatctttctgatatcctctgctctcagccaacatccatctgacatcagcaatgccatctcttctgaatcgggcctgaacctctggcagccccCTATCAATTTACTACTGCAACTGTTTtaggatgatcttaagcaaaattttactgggatTTGATATTGGTCTACAGTCTGAGAATCCTGTTGAATAACTTTTCCTTAGAATGAGTACAAATgttgatctcttccagccagctgGCCAAGCAGTGTttgtccaaatttcctggcatagataagtgagtgctacatcagcttgctgaaacaggtCAGTTGGTAGTTTATCAATTCCTGAagacttgttttgggctaatgtttCAGTACAGTTTagactttttccttcagcaccatcggttcttgttcatatgttacctcctgaaccTAGTGGAATGTCGACCAGTTCTTTTGGGAACAAtgactatgtattctttccacttTCTCTTAAtgctcctgcatcatttaatgttTTACTGATTGAATCTTTCAATATAGCAACTGGAGGCTTGAGTTTTTATTCACTTATTTTCGTTTGGTTTTTCAATTCTAGGTCTTTACATACTTCATTTTAGtatttggttttgtctttatcagccgtcctttgaaattttctactcatcCCTCTGACTTCACCTTCTCTTCCACTTGCTTTGATTCCTCTATAATTaagtgcaagtttcagagtctcttctgacatccacattggTCATTTATTCCATTActgtatttttaatgaattttaatgGCTTTTAGAGACGCTCAATGATTCCAATAAGGAGCCCTGCATTTCATTTGTTAGACACTCCAGTGCTAATCAAAAAATTGGTGGTCAGAAACAGcagttccaaaggagaaagatgaagcactcTGCTTCCAAAAGTCACAGTGTGACTTTTATGGGGCAACTGAACC is from Tenrec ecaudatus isolate mTenEca1 chromosome 2, mTenEca1.hap1, whole genome shotgun sequence and encodes:
- the LOC142441453 gene encoding olfactory receptor 5K1-like, encoding MYLSNNFFSIVMSGMADENHTVKNEFILNGFMDHPELKALLFVVFFVVYLITMVGNLGLVVLISMEHRLHTPMYIFLGNLALVDSCCACGINPKMLKNFFDENRIISLYECMAQFYFLCTVETADCFLLAGMAYDRYVAICSPLQYHTMMSKQLCIRMIIGAYIAGNLHSMIHVGLLFRLAFCGDNQINHFFCDILPLYRLSCVDPYINELVLFIFSGSIQVFTIGSVLISYVLILFTIFKMKSKEGRAKAFSTCASHLLSVSLFYGSLFFVYIRPNLLEEGDQDIPGAVLLSIVVPLLNPFIYSLRNKEVLNSLKKILKMKSQESLKQMTATVA